A single region of the Duganella sp. BuS-21 genome encodes:
- a CDS encoding acyl-CoA dehydrogenase, which produces MPYQAPIKDMLFVINELANLQAVSELPGCEDATPETAEAVLEESAKFVANEIAPLNHEGDKEPSYWTKDGVITTKGFKQAFRQFADAGWQGLQHPTDFGGQGLPKLVGTPCVEMLHGANLAFALCPLLSDGAIEALLTAGSDEQKATYLEPLVTGKWTGTMNLTEPQAGSDLAAVRTRAEPQGDGTYKIFGTKIFITYGDHDMTDNIVHLVLARTPDAPAGVKGISLFIVPKFMVNADGTLGARNDAHCVSLEHKLGIKASPTAVLQFGDNGGAIGTLVGEENRGLEYMFIMMNAARFGVGMQGIGLSEHAYQHALAYAKDRVQSRDLNGSPSGVAIIHHPDVRRLLMNMRSQTEAARALAYVGAALYDAAHHSEDAEVRAENQAVYEYLVPIIKGWSTELSQDVTRDGVQIHGGMGFIEETGAAQHYRDAKILTIYEGTTAIQANDLIGRKTVRDAGKVAKGLIAQVRATEAELAKLEGADFAAIRKQLAQGAADLEAVVDYVVANIKSDIKGVFSGSVPYLKLAGIVLGGWQMARAAVISQQKLDAGSGDVGFYKAKIGTTRFFADHFLSQSSGIRASIIEGSAGVLALDIDQF; this is translated from the coding sequence ATGCCGTATCAAGCACCGATCAAAGACATGCTGTTCGTCATCAACGAACTGGCCAACCTGCAAGCCGTGAGTGAACTGCCGGGCTGCGAGGACGCCACCCCGGAAACCGCCGAAGCCGTGCTGGAAGAAAGCGCGAAATTCGTCGCCAACGAAATCGCCCCGCTGAACCACGAAGGCGACAAGGAACCGAGCTACTGGACCAAGGACGGCGTGATCACCACCAAGGGCTTCAAGCAAGCCTTCCGCCAGTTCGCCGACGCCGGCTGGCAGGGCCTGCAACATCCGACCGACTTCGGCGGCCAGGGCCTGCCCAAGCTGGTCGGCACGCCCTGCGTGGAAATGCTGCACGGCGCCAACCTGGCGTTCGCGCTGTGCCCGCTGCTGTCGGACGGCGCCATCGAAGCGCTGCTGACCGCCGGCAGCGACGAGCAGAAAGCCACCTACCTGGAACCGCTGGTGACCGGCAAATGGACCGGCACCATGAACCTGACCGAGCCGCAAGCCGGCTCCGACCTGGCCGCCGTGCGCACCCGCGCCGAGCCGCAGGGCGACGGCACCTACAAAATCTTCGGCACCAAGATCTTCATCACCTACGGTGATCACGACATGACCGACAACATCGTCCACCTGGTGCTGGCGCGTACGCCGGATGCACCGGCGGGCGTGAAGGGCATCTCGCTGTTCATCGTGCCGAAGTTCATGGTCAACGCCGACGGCACGCTGGGCGCGCGCAACGACGCCCACTGCGTCTCGCTCGAACACAAGCTCGGCATCAAGGCCAGCCCGACCGCCGTGCTGCAATTCGGCGACAACGGCGGCGCCATCGGCACGCTGGTGGGCGAAGAAAATCGCGGCCTGGAATACATGTTCATCATGATGAATGCGGCCCGCTTCGGCGTCGGCATGCAAGGCATCGGCCTGTCGGAGCACGCTTACCAGCACGCGCTGGCCTACGCCAAGGACCGCGTGCAGTCGCGCGACCTGAACGGCTCGCCGTCGGGCGTGGCCATCATCCACCATCCGGACGTGCGCCGTCTGTTGATGAATATGCGTTCGCAAACGGAAGCGGCGCGTGCGCTGGCCTACGTCGGCGCCGCACTGTACGACGCCGCCCACCACAGTGAGGATGCCGAAGTGCGCGCGGAAAACCAGGCGGTGTACGAATACCTGGTGCCGATCATCAAAGGCTGGTCGACCGAACTGTCGCAAGACGTCACGCGCGACGGCGTGCAGATTCACGGCGGCATGGGCTTCATCGAAGAAACCGGCGCAGCGCAGCACTACCGCGACGCCAAGATCCTCACCATCTACGAAGGCACGACGGCGATCCAGGCCAACGACCTGATCGGCCGCAAAACCGTGCGCGACGCCGGCAAGGTGGCCAAGGGCCTGATCGCGCAAGTGCGGGCGACGGAAGCCGAGCTGGCCAAGCTGGAAGGCGCCGACTTCGCCGCCATCCGCAAGCAGTTGGCGCAGGGCGCGGCCGATCTGGAAGCGGTGGTGGACTACGTGGTGGCCAACATCAAGTCGGACATCAAGGGCGTGTTCTCGGGCAGCGTGCCGTACCTGAAACTGGCCGGCATCGTGCTGGGCGGCTGGCAGATGGCGCGCGCGGCGGTGATCTCGCAGCAGAAACTGGACGCCGGTTCCGGCGACGTCGGCTTCTACAAAGCCAAGATCGGCACCACGCGCTTCTTCGCCGACCATTTCCTGAGCCAGTCGTCGGGTATCCGCGCCTCCATCATCGAAGGCAGCGCGGGCGTCCTCGCCCTCGACATCGACCAGTTCTAA
- a CDS encoding proline dehydrogenase family protein: MTAPTFPAEWQALVDQAAGALRALALDVTAKEKFCNDPQLRPFMHKVSQRYVAGQTVTEALQRVEQIIARGHAASAEYMGESVRDEAFAMAETAVFMELVKAIGQRNLNCSISFDLSHVGSLVDSELGYRNARRIALAAAEINREVMISMEGIDRSDDIYAIYTRLHREDELRNVGITVPAKRHRTAQDLPQLMKLPGRIRLVKGAFLEPDSVSWSRNSPELAAAYRRYAQELLLSGHKCSIATHDRSIQANLVDLIVQERIDPRWFEFESLIGLGTEQLDALQASGFPTREYAVFGEEHFLYVLNRIAEEPIRVYQAIVDLNAG; encoded by the coding sequence ATGACCGCACCCACCTTCCCCGCCGAATGGCAAGCACTGGTCGACCAGGCAGCCGGCGCCCTGCGCGCACTGGCGCTCGATGTAACGGCCAAGGAAAAATTCTGCAACGACCCGCAGTTGCGGCCATTCATGCACAAGGTATCGCAGCGCTACGTGGCCGGCCAAACGGTGACGGAAGCGCTGCAGCGCGTCGAGCAGATCATCGCGCGCGGCCATGCGGCGTCGGCCGAATACATGGGCGAAAGCGTGCGCGACGAAGCCTTCGCCATGGCCGAAACGGCAGTCTTCATGGAACTGGTGAAAGCCATCGGCCAGCGCAACCTGAACTGCTCGATTTCTTTCGATTTGTCGCACGTGGGTTCGCTGGTGGACAGCGAACTGGGCTACCGCAACGCGCGCCGCATCGCCCTGGCCGCCGCCGAGATCAACCGCGAGGTCATGATCTCGATGGAAGGCATCGACCGCAGCGACGACATCTACGCCATCTACACGCGCCTGCACCGCGAGGACGAGCTGCGCAACGTCGGCATCACGGTACCGGCCAAACGCCACCGCACGGCGCAGGACTTGCCGCAGCTAATGAAGCTGCCGGGACGCATCCGCCTGGTCAAAGGCGCCTTCCTGGAGCCGGACAGCGTCTCCTGGAGCCGCAACAGCCCCGAGCTGGCGGCCGCCTACCGCCGCTACGCGCAGGAGCTGCTGCTGAGCGGCCACAAATGCTCGATCGCCACGCACGACCGCAGCATCCAGGCCAACCTGGTCGACCTGATCGTACAGGAACGCATCGACCCGCGCTGGTTCGAATTCGAATCGCTGATCGGCCTCGGCACCGAGCAGCTCGACGCCCTGCAGGCCAGCGGCTTCCCCACCCGTGAATACGCGGTCTTCGGCGAAGAACACTTCCTCTACGTGCTGAACCGCATCGCCGAGGAACCGATCCGCGTCTACCAGGCCATCGTCGACCTCAATGCAGGTTAA
- a CDS encoding glycine zipper 2TM domain-containing protein, with amino-acid sequence MFNRSLIAALTLAALASPVQAQSSKEQYNAEAKRIATRYGEDKKLCADEQDSGQRMQCLRDSKTEHDKALAQAKAQHQASSAKPGACHDCGKVTQVVVNDKAGEGSALGMIAGGVAGALLGNQVGSGGGRKLATVAGAAGGAYAGKKIEEQAKSSKQWTVHVKYDDGRQASYNFDHDPQMLSGDRVQNANGSIIRR; translated from the coding sequence ATGTTCAACCGCTCCCTCATCGCCGCACTGACCCTGGCCGCCCTGGCCTCCCCGGTGCAGGCGCAAAGCAGCAAAGAACAATACAACGCCGAAGCCAAGCGCATCGCCACCCGCTACGGCGAAGACAAAAAACTCTGCGCCGACGAGCAGGATTCCGGCCAGCGCATGCAATGCCTGCGCGACTCCAAAACCGAGCACGACAAAGCGCTGGCGCAGGCCAAGGCCCAGCACCAGGCATCCTCGGCCAAGCCGGGCGCCTGCCATGACTGCGGCAAGGTGACCCAGGTGGTGGTCAACGACAAGGCGGGCGAAGGCAGCGCACTGGGCATGATCGCCGGCGGCGTGGCGGGCGCCCTGCTCGGCAACCAGGTCGGCAGCGGCGGCGGCCGCAAGCTGGCGACGGTGGCCGGCGCCGCCGGCGGCGCCTACGCCGGCAAGAAGATCGAAGAACAGGCCAAGTCGAGCAAACAGTGGACCGTGCACGTCAAATACGACGACGGCCGCCAGGCCTCCTACAACTTCGACCACGACCCACAAATGCTGAGCGGCGACCGCGTGCAGAACGCCAACGGCAGCATCATTCGTCGATAA
- a CDS encoding NINE protein, which produces MPVSHQTRHKNKTIATLLAFLLGGLGLHRLYLGGWRDRWLWLHLSCLPAAWLVTQLAPEANVFYKLLPIMVSTLAGFLQALVLGLTPDDKWDVRHNAGSGRQSDTRWPVAVILVATMMIGTGSLIATISRLFDLLYTGGAYG; this is translated from the coding sequence ATGCCTGTTTCGCACCAGACCCGTCACAAAAACAAGACAATCGCCACCCTGCTGGCCTTTTTACTCGGCGGCCTGGGCCTGCACCGGCTCTACCTCGGCGGCTGGCGCGACCGCTGGCTGTGGCTGCACCTGAGCTGCCTGCCGGCGGCCTGGCTGGTGACGCAACTGGCGCCGGAGGCCAACGTCTTCTACAAGCTGCTGCCGATCATGGTCTCGACCCTGGCAGGTTTCCTGCAAGCGCTGGTGCTGGGACTGACGCCGGACGACAAATGGGATGTGCGCCACAACGCCGGTTCGGGCCGGCAATCGGACACGCGCTGGCCGGTGGCCGTGATCCTGGTGGCCACCATGATGATCGGCACCGGCTCGCTGATCGCCACCATCTCCCGCCTGTTTGACTTGTTGTACACTGGTGGCGCCTACGGTTAA
- the rpsP gene encoding 30S ribosomal protein S16: MVVIRLARGGAKKRPFFNIVATDSRNRRDGRFIERIGFYNPMASGQEVALRITADRLAHWESVGAQLSPTVARLVAQNKKAAA; the protein is encoded by the coding sequence ATGGTCGTTATTCGTTTAGCTCGTGGTGGTGCCAAGAAGCGCCCTTTCTTCAACATCGTTGCAACTGATTCGCGCAATCGTCGCGATGGCCGTTTCATCGAGCGCATTGGTTTCTACAACCCTATGGCTTCGGGCCAGGAAGTTGCTCTGCGTATTACCGCTGACCGTCTGGCTCACTGGGAATCCGTCGGCGCACAACTGTCGCCTACCGTTGCTCGTCTGGTCGCCCAGAACAAAAAAGCAGCAGCCTAA
- the rimM gene encoding ribosome maturation factor RimM (Essential for efficient processing of 16S rRNA), with product MTDKNASGVQVPDDLAQVGFVFGAFGVAGWVRIRPFSEDADALLQVKTWWLDKPALRDVDVQQCKLHGGDVVARLVGVTDRNQAEALKGTGVFIPQSRFPVLTGDEFYWTELIGLEVENLQGEHLGKVTDMMSNGPQSILRITPAAPAGAVPEEVAAQERLIPFVDAFIIKVDKEAKQITVDWGLDY from the coding sequence TTGACCGATAAGAATGCATCCGGGGTGCAAGTCCCCGACGATTTGGCACAGGTAGGCTTTGTCTTCGGTGCTTTTGGCGTAGCAGGCTGGGTCAGGATTCGTCCTTTCTCGGAAGATGCGGATGCACTCCTTCAGGTTAAAACCTGGTGGCTCGATAAACCGGCGTTGCGCGATGTGGACGTTCAGCAGTGCAAGCTGCATGGCGGCGATGTCGTAGCGCGTCTGGTTGGCGTGACTGACCGGAACCAGGCCGAAGCCCTCAAAGGCACCGGCGTGTTCATTCCGCAAAGCCGCTTCCCGGTCTTGACCGGCGATGAGTTTTACTGGACCGAGTTGATCGGTCTGGAAGTAGAAAATCTGCAAGGTGAGCACCTCGGTAAGGTGACTGACATGATGAGCAACGGTCCCCAGTCGATCCTGCGCATCACGCCAGCCGCGCCCGCAGGCGCTGTTCCCGAAGAAGTTGCGGCGCAAGAGCGCCTGATCCCATTTGTGGACGCGTTCATCATCAAGGTGGACAAGGAAGCCAAGCAGATCACCGTCGACTGGGGCCTTGATTACTAA
- the trmD gene encoding tRNA (guanosine(37)-N1)-methyltransferase TrmD, translating to MQFDVVTLFPEMFAAITQSGVTRRAFDQNKCGLSLWNPRDFTTDNHRTVDDRPYGGGPGMVMLAKPLEATLSAARQRQIDAGLPAPRVVFMSPQGKQLTHERVMQLKQEAGLVILCGRYEAVDQRLLDRCVDEEISLGDFVLSGGELPAMALMDAVIRQIPGVLNTDASAIEDSFVNGLLDSPHYTRPETYEGVGVPPVLMGGNHAEIEKWRRQRMLEATSRKRPDLLVKAREAGLLTKHDERFLAGL from the coding sequence ATGCAATTTGATGTCGTAACCCTGTTCCCGGAAATGTTTGCCGCCATCACGCAGTCGGGTGTGACCCGGCGCGCGTTTGATCAGAATAAATGTGGCCTGTCGCTGTGGAATCCGCGTGATTTCACCACCGACAATCACCGCACCGTGGACGATCGCCCGTATGGCGGCGGTCCCGGCATGGTGATGCTGGCCAAGCCGCTGGAAGCGACGCTGTCCGCAGCCAGGCAACGCCAGATCGATGCCGGTTTGCCGGCGCCGCGCGTGGTGTTCATGTCGCCCCAGGGCAAGCAGTTGACGCACGAACGTGTCATGCAGCTCAAGCAGGAAGCCGGTCTGGTGATCCTGTGCGGCCGCTACGAAGCGGTGGACCAGCGCCTGCTCGATCGTTGCGTGGATGAGGAAATCAGCCTTGGCGATTTCGTGCTGTCCGGCGGCGAGCTGCCGGCCATGGCCTTGATGGATGCGGTGATCCGCCAGATTCCCGGCGTGCTCAACACCGACGCCTCGGCCATCGAGGACAGTTTCGTCAACGGCTTGCTGGATTCGCCGCACTACACGCGGCCGGAAACGTATGAAGGTGTGGGCGTGCCGCCGGTACTGATGGGCGGCAACCATGCAGAGATAGAAAAATGGCGTCGCCAGCGCATGCTGGAGGCGACTTCGCGCAAGCGACCGGATTTGCTTGTCAAAGCGCGTGAGGCGGGACTGCTCACCAAGCACGACGAGCGATTTTTGGCGGGCCTTTAG
- the rplS gene encoding 50S ribosomal protein L19, translating into MNVIQQLEQEEIARLGKKIPDFAPGDTVVVNVNVVEGTRKRAQAYEGVVISRRNRGLNSNFIVRKISSGEGVERTFQLYSPLIASIEVKRRGDVRRAKLYYLRDRSGKSARIKEKLPNRRPAAKAAV; encoded by the coding sequence ATGAACGTGATTCAACAACTCGAGCAAGAAGAAATCGCTCGCCTGGGCAAGAAGATCCCTGACTTCGCTCCTGGCGATACCGTGGTGGTCAACGTTAACGTAGTCGAAGGCACCCGCAAGCGCGCCCAGGCATACGAAGGCGTGGTCATCTCCCGTCGTAACCGTGGCCTGAACTCGAACTTCATCGTTCGTAAGATCTCGTCCGGCGAAGGCGTTGAGCGTACCTTCCAGCTGTACTCCCCGCTGATCGCTTCGATCGAAGTGAAACGCCGCGGTGACGTACGTCGCGCTAAACTGTACTACCTGCGTGATCGTTCCGGTAAATCGGCACGTATCAAGGAAAAACTGCCAAACCGTCGCCCAGCGGCGAAAGCAGCCGTTTAA
- a CDS encoding CoA pyrophosphatase — protein MAQPPFDPQLLPVDAIAGEPAVAPERLAPTWLRQRFAVHREWTPEGSERVMPDREGRPPTPASVLIALVRRATGLTVLLTQRTAHLTDHGGQISFPGGRAEDYDQDAVDTALRESEEEIGLARRHVEILGALPEYLTGTGYCVTPVVALVQPPFEVTADPSEVAAIFEVPLAFLMDGMHHQRLSVDLPSGRRSFYAMPYEGYYIWGATAGMLRNLFHFLRAE, from the coding sequence TTGGCCCAGCCCCCATTCGATCCCCAATTGCTGCCGGTTGACGCGATTGCCGGCGAACCCGCCGTTGCGCCGGAGCGCCTGGCGCCCACGTGGCTGCGCCAGCGCTTTGCTGTCCATCGCGAGTGGACGCCCGAGGGCAGCGAGCGCGTGATGCCCGACCGCGAAGGCCGGCCGCCGACCCCGGCCTCGGTGCTGATTGCGCTGGTGCGGCGTGCCACCGGCCTGACCGTGCTGCTGACCCAGCGCACCGCCCACCTGACCGACCATGGCGGCCAGATCAGCTTTCCCGGCGGCCGCGCCGAAGACTACGACCAGGACGCCGTCGACACCGCGCTGCGCGAGTCGGAAGAGGAGATCGGCCTGGCGCGCCGCCACGTCGAGATCCTGGGCGCGCTGCCCGAGTACCTGACCGGCACCGGCTACTGCGTCACCCCGGTGGTGGCGCTGGTGCAGCCGCCGTTCGAGGTCACCGCCGATCCGTCCGAGGTGGCCGCCATCTTCGAGGTGCCGCTGGCCTTCCTGATGGACGGCATGCACCATCAGCGCCTGTCGGTGGACCTGCCCAGCGGGCGCCGCAGCTTCTACGCCATGCCGTACGAGGGCTATTACATCTGGGGCGCCACGGCCGGCATGCTGCGCAATCTGTTCCATTTCTTGCGTGCAGAGTGA
- a CDS encoding CobD/CbiB family protein — protein MTFLSILCALLIEQMKPLRADNPIYAEIKSLALRMETWFNAGHSTHGRMGWFLMMALLMVPTAAIYWVLRHYDWFLAAFAWNVLIVYLTLGFRHYSHYFTSIQLALNAGDEAAARALLAEWTRLDTVGMDASEIARLAVEKSLITTHRNVFGVFFWFLMPLGPAGAVMYRVAEHLARAWNEPEHMRNEAFGQFAARAYYWIDWIPVRLTAVAFAVVGNFEDAIYAWRNFAHRWSNEAIGIILSAGGGAMGVRLGSPLENAVKAQFVDATTVDVEVEQDVMPGEEPNIRALQSTVGLVWRALLLWMMLLLLLSSAAWLGGSP, from the coding sequence ATGACTTTTCTTTCCATCTTATGCGCGCTGTTGATCGAACAGATGAAACCGCTGCGCGCAGACAATCCGATTTACGCCGAGATCAAGAGCCTGGCGTTGCGGATGGAGACCTGGTTCAACGCCGGCCACTCGACCCACGGCCGCATGGGCTGGTTCCTGATGATGGCCCTCCTGATGGTGCCGACCGCCGCCATTTACTGGGTGCTGCGCCATTACGACTGGTTCCTGGCCGCGTTCGCGTGGAACGTGCTGATCGTCTACCTGACGCTGGGCTTCCGCCACTACAGCCATTATTTCACCTCGATCCAGCTGGCCCTGAACGCCGGCGACGAAGCCGCTGCGCGCGCGCTGCTGGCCGAGTGGACCCGGCTCGATACGGTGGGCATGGATGCCTCCGAAATCGCCCGGCTTGCCGTCGAGAAGTCCCTGATCACCACCCACCGCAATGTGTTCGGCGTGTTCTTCTGGTTCCTGATGCCGCTCGGCCCTGCCGGCGCCGTGATGTACCGCGTGGCCGAGCACCTGGCCCGCGCCTGGAACGAGCCCGAGCATATGCGCAACGAAGCCTTCGGCCAGTTCGCCGCGCGCGCCTACTACTGGATCGACTGGATTCCGGTGCGCCTGACGGCCGTGGCGTTTGCCGTGGTCGGCAACTTCGAAGACGCGATTTACGCCTGGCGCAATTTCGCCCACCGCTGGTCGAACGAGGCGATCGGCATTATCCTGTCGGCCGGCGGCGGCGCCATGGGTGTGCGCCTGGGTTCGCCGCTGGAAAACGCCGTCAAGGCCCAGTTTGTGGACGCCACCACGGTCGATGTCGAAGTGGAGCAGGACGTGATGCCGGGCGAAGAACCGAACATCCGCGCCCTGCAAAGCACGGTCGGCCTGGTCTGGCGCGCGCTGCTGTTGTGGATGATGTTGCTGCTGCTGCTGTCGAGCGCCGCCTGGCTCGGCGGATCGCCGTAA
- a CDS encoding DUF3579 domain-containing protein: MSVQKPAEQQDSFFILGQTSNGRQFRPSDWAERLCGVMACFKPEGSGGGRDSHLQFSPYVTPTVVNGIKSVVVNGKLRALEPMAYHFVLSFAKDNDLQVVDACLVPEKT; the protein is encoded by the coding sequence ATGTCAGTTCAAAAACCGGCAGAACAGCAAGATTCGTTCTTCATCCTTGGCCAAACCAGCAATGGCAGGCAGTTCCGTCCCAGTGACTGGGCTGAACGCTTGTGCGGGGTGATGGCCTGCTTCAAGCCGGAAGGCTCCGGCGGCGGCCGCGATTCCCATTTGCAGTTCTCTCCCTACGTGACCCCGACCGTGGTTAACGGCATCAAGTCGGTGGTGGTCAACGGCAAGCTGCGCGCGCTGGAACCGATGGCGTATCACTTCGTGCTGTCCTTCGCCAAGGACAACGACCTGCAAGTGGTCGACGCCTGCCTCGTTCCCGAAAAAACTTAA
- a CDS encoding insulinase family protein — protein MNNSRLKHAAAASLLLCGMSFVATGTAWAAAAKASTATAAAPALPAGVVKGPSVEGITEYRLPNGLKVLLFPDASKPTVTVNVTYLVGSRHENYGETGMAHLLEHLVFKGSPKNKAIPKEFADRGMEYNGTTSNDRTNYYEVFQASPENLKWALEMEADRMVNSYISRKDLDSEMTVVRNEYESGENSPFGVLLKRMQSIAYDWHGYGRSTIGNRSDIENVKIENLQAFYRTYYQPDNAVLLVAGKFDPAQTLAWIGKSFGAIPKPKRVLPPFWTVEPTQDGERSFTVRRKGDVQIVALGYKIPSSLQGDSDALSFMSQILGDEPTGRLHKQLVESGKAAQVFSFGMTGYAPGLQIIGAVVKSGEPLEPVRAALTEAVESFAKTPPTEEEMERTRRNFANYIEKSLNDPQRVGVTLSEEVALGDWRLLFHGRDKIPSITSQQVAEVAGRYLKRDNRVVGEFIPEDNPQRVDVPAAPSVAEVMKDFKGKDSVLTSEVFDPTQDNINARTEIKTIGGLKVALLPKKNRGETVAVNLSLHWGDEKNLAGTSVAGAIANEMLSRGTSKYTREQLADAFSKLKITGSPYNFETTGPNLDASLRLVAHVLKEASFPQSEFEQLRQQWIVGLEYSRSEPQVLANEAIEQHFNHYPKGDIRNALTVAERLAAIKALKLEDVVAYHRNFYGANHGELSIVGDFDKAAISKTIDESFSGWTSKAAYAPVLVTNPDKAPLHANLNAPDKENGSYSARLPLDLNVNDPDYPLLDLGNYIFGGGALKSRLMDRIRQKDGLSYGGGSGVHAGDEDRAGSFGMGAIAAPQNLKKLEVAIREELDRAIKDGFTQAELDGAKSGLLQQRLQNRAKDNVVASGWTRNLYLGRTYSWSKDYETKLKAATLAQVNAAFRKHIDPAKVSVAIAGDQAKAAAAAAAPAPAPAPAPAAPKTP, from the coding sequence ATGAATAACAGCCGTCTGAAACACGCCGCCGCCGCCAGCCTCCTGCTGTGCGGAATGTCCTTCGTCGCCACCGGAACCGCCTGGGCCGCCGCCGCCAAGGCGAGCACCGCCACCGCCGCCGCGCCTGCGCTGCCGGCCGGGGTGGTGAAAGGTCCTTCGGTGGAAGGCATCACCGAATACCGGCTGCCGAACGGCTTGAAAGTGCTGCTGTTCCCGGACGCCTCCAAACCCACCGTTACCGTCAACGTGACCTACCTGGTCGGCTCGCGGCATGAGAACTACGGCGAGACCGGCATGGCCCACTTGCTGGAGCACCTGGTGTTCAAGGGCTCGCCGAAGAACAAGGCGATTCCGAAGGAATTCGCCGATCGCGGCATGGAGTACAACGGCACCACCTCCAACGATCGTACCAACTACTACGAAGTGTTCCAGGCCAGCCCTGAGAACCTGAAGTGGGCGCTGGAGATGGAAGCGGACCGCATGGTCAACTCCTACATCTCGCGCAAGGATCTGGATTCGGAAATGACCGTGGTGCGCAACGAGTACGAGTCGGGCGAGAACAGCCCGTTCGGCGTGCTGCTCAAGCGCATGCAAAGCATCGCCTACGACTGGCATGGCTATGGCCGTTCCACCATCGGCAACCGCAGCGACATCGAGAACGTCAAGATCGAGAACCTGCAGGCCTTCTACCGCACCTACTACCAGCCAGATAACGCGGTGCTGCTGGTGGCCGGCAAATTCGATCCGGCGCAAACGCTGGCATGGATCGGCAAATCCTTCGGCGCGATTCCAAAACCGAAGCGCGTGCTACCGCCATTCTGGACCGTCGAGCCGACCCAGGACGGCGAACGCAGTTTCACCGTGCGCCGCAAGGGCGACGTGCAGATCGTCGCGCTGGGCTACAAGATTCCTAGCTCGCTGCAGGGCGACAGCGATGCGCTGAGCTTCATGTCGCAGATCCTCGGTGACGAGCCGACCGGGCGCCTGCACAAGCAACTGGTCGAAAGCGGCAAGGCGGCGCAGGTGTTCAGCTTCGGCATGACCGGCTATGCGCCGGGCCTGCAGATCATCGGTGCGGTGGTCAAGTCCGGCGAACCGCTGGAGCCGGTGCGCGCCGCACTGACCGAAGCGGTGGAGAGCTTCGCCAAGACGCCGCCGACCGAAGAAGAGATGGAGCGCACCCGCCGCAACTTCGCCAACTACATCGAGAAGTCGCTCAACGACCCGCAGCGCGTGGGCGTGACGCTGTCGGAGGAAGTGGCGCTGGGCGACTGGCGCTTGCTGTTCCATGGCCGCGACAAGATCCCGAGCATCACCTCGCAGCAGGTGGCCGAGGTGGCGGGGCGCTATCTGAAGCGCGACAACCGCGTGGTCGGTGAATTCATCCCGGAAGACAATCCGCAGCGCGTGGACGTTCCCGCCGCGCCGAGCGTGGCCGAGGTGATGAAGGACTTCAAGGGCAAGGACAGCGTGCTGACCTCCGAGGTGTTCGATCCGACCCAGGACAATATCAACGCCCGCACCGAGATCAAGACCATCGGCGGCCTGAAAGTAGCGCTGCTGCCGAAGAAGAACCGCGGCGAAACCGTGGCCGTGAATCTGAGCCTGCATTGGGGCGATGAGAAGAACCTGGCCGGTACCTCGGTGGCTGGCGCCATCGCCAACGAGATGCTGTCGCGCGGCACCAGCAAGTACACGCGCGAGCAACTGGCCGACGCCTTCTCGAAACTGAAGATCACCGGCTCGCCGTATAACTTCGAAACCACCGGACCTAATCTGGACGCCTCGCTACGCCTGGTGGCGCACGTGCTGAAGGAAGCCAGCTTCCCGCAGTCGGAATTTGAACAGCTGCGCCAGCAGTGGATCGTCGGCCTGGAATACTCGCGCAGCGAGCCGCAGGTGCTGGCCAATGAAGCCATCGAGCAGCACTTCAACCACTATCCGAAAGGCGACATCCGCAACGCGCTGACCGTGGCCGAGCGCCTGGCGGCGATCAAGGCGCTGAAGTTGGAAGACGTGGTGGCTTACCATCGCAACTTCTACGGCGCCAATCACGGCGAGCTGTCCATCGTCGGCGATTTCGACAAAGCCGCCATCAGCAAGACCATCGATGAGAGCTTCAGCGGCTGGACCAGCAAGGCCGCGTATGCGCCTGTCCTGGTCACCAATCCGGACAAGGCGCCGCTGCATGCCAATCTGAATGCGCCGGACAAGGAGAACGGCTCGTATAGCGCGCGCCTGCCGTTGGACCTGAACGTCAACGATCCCGATTATCCGCTGCTCGACCTGGGCAACTACATCTTCGGCGGCGGCGCCTTGAAATCGCGCCTGATGGACCGCATCCGCCAGAAGGACGGCCTGTCCTACGGCGGTGGCAGCGGCGTGCACGCGGGCGATGAAGACCGCGCCGGTTCCTTCGGCATGGGCGCCATCGCCGCACCGCAGAACCTGAAGAAGCTGGAAGTGGCGATCCGCGAAGAACTCGATCGCGCGATCAAGGACGGCTTCACCCAGGCGGAACTGGACGGCGCCAAATCGGGCCTGCTGCAACAGCGCCTGCAGAACCGCGCCAAGGACAATGTGGTGGCTTCGGGCTGGACGCGCAACCTGTATCTGGGCCGCACCTACAGCTGGAGCAAGGACTACGAGACCAAGCTGAAGGCGGCGACGCTGGCGCAGGTCAACGCAGCTTTCCGCAAGCACATCGACCCGGCCAAGGTGTCCGTGGCCATCGCCGGTGATCAGGCCAAGGCCGCAGCTGCCGCAGCAGCACCAGCACCAGCACCAGCACCAGCACCAGCGGCGCCGAAGACGCCTTAA